The DNA segment TTTAACGAGTTGCCAATGCAAGTAAATTATGCATTTTCTGGAAAATCTTCGTTTTACTTCTATGCGATTTTACATCGTAAATTCAAACAGTTTTCAATTGTCGTTCAGACACTAATTAGAAGTTTTGTGATTATTTGGCTTTTATGGATGAAATTGTAAACGGACTATATCGATTGGGCGGTGTTCGGCAGCCGGCCTTTTTAGCTATGGGAAAACACAGGGTTGTCCAGATAGATGCTGGGCCGACTTTTATGGGCCCGGCATATTTAAACGATATCGTCGAACTCCTGGGGAAAAAGAGACAACCGGATTATCTTTTTTTTTCTCACTGGCACTTTGACCACGTGGGAAGTGCCCCATACCTTCTTCGTCACTTCTCTGAAATGAGATTGGGCGGAAGCAAAAAGTTTGTTAAACTGCTTGAACAGGAAAGGGTAATAGAAACAATCGCCAGGCTAAACCAGGGTCTGGTCAAAAAATATGATACAGCCAAAGAGTTTGTTCCCCAGGATTTTAATTACGCTGCATTAAACGTCGGCCGGGTACTTAAAGACGGTGATGTGGTCGATCTTGGAGGCGGAGAGTCTATTGAAGTCATAAGCACACCCGGTCATACCTGGGACAGTTTAAGCTTTTTTCTTCCCCGCAGCAGGACAATACTGACCGGTGAAGCGGTGGGAATCATTCCAGGAGATGACTTCTGGGTGTCCCCCCAGTTTCTATCAAACTATGATGACTATATTTTATCAATCCAGCGAATTCGCCAAAAGCAACCAAAGGTAATCGTCATGGGCCATCACCAGGTGGTGAAAGAGGTGACAGAAAAATTTTTCGCTGCATCTCTTTCCGATTGCAGGGCGTTTCGAACAATGATCGAACAATATCTTAAAGAAGCGCAAATGGATCAGCAGAAGGTCATCCAGCGTATTAAGGATGAAGAGTACCTGACTCTTCGCAAGGGAAAGCAACCCGAAGAGGCATTCCTTTTGAACACCCGGGCTCAGGTAAAGTTGATAGCAAAAAATATGACAGACTGAATAATCGAGGGGCGGGAAGTTTTTCAATCTCGACTCAGTTCGTCCGGAGAAGCGCCCATTTGCCGGTATCCGCCTTAACAATAATTTTGAGAAACTGGCGTACGGTCCGCCTAGGCGGACTGAGATTTGATTCGAACCAGCCCCAATGGACAGAACCCCACGGCAGCGTTGATCGTCTCTGCCTGTATGGATTTAACTTAAAAGATAGGGGGCGAGTACAGAGTGCATGACTTATTTGTTAAGGCGGATACCGGCAAATGGGCGCTTCTCCGGACAAACCACTCACAATCATTAAAGCTCAAACGGGTTAGCAAAAGTGCCTTCAACCCCTCAAATTGTCAGCGTGAAGGATTAAGCCGGGCCCTGAGTTCTCTTTTAAGAATTTTTCCTGCGCTGTTTCTGGGGAAGTCTTTTATAAAGAAGACTTTCTTGGGAATCTTGAAATGAGCGATCTTTCCCTGGAGGGCTTCGATCAGTCCGGTTTCGTTTATGCCGGCGCCTTTCTTCAATAACACAAATCCCGCAACCACCTCACCTCTCTTTGGATCAGGCATCGCCACTGCCGCCGCTTCTTCTACCTGCGGGATTGATTCGATGGCTCGTTCAACCTCAACCGAATAGATGTTTTCACCCGAGCTTATAATCAAATCTATCTTTCTCCCTACAATGTAAAGGAAGCCTTCCTCATCCCGTTTGCCCATGTCCCCGGTATGAAACCATCCGTTTTGAAATGCTTTTCGGGTTTCTTCAGGTTTGTTCCAATACTGCAAAAAGATGGTTGGACCTTTAACAATGATTTCACCGGGCTCACCCGGTAGAACATCATTTCCGTCGTTATCTACGATTCGAAGGAGGATGTGAAACACCTCTTTGCCGACTGAACCGGCCTTTCGCGCTGAATCTTCAAGGTCCAGGGTGGTTAAACGAAGTGTCTCGGTCATCGCATATGCCTGTGCAAATCTGATGCCCTTTTCTTTTTGGTACTTTCGGATCAAGGGAACGGGCATGGAAGCTCCGCCTGCAATGAAGAAGTGGACGTGAGAGAAGTCAACCTTTTCCCACCTGGGTGTTTTTGCAATCATCTCATACATTACCGGTACGGCGAATATGTAATTGATCTTTTCTTTAAAGATGAGATCGCTGATTTCAGATGGGTTGTCGAAGCTTTCGATCACCAGCGAACCTCCGGCATAAATAATCGGCGTGGCCGATGCGGCCAAAGCCCCGATGTGAAACAGAGGGGCAATCACCAGGGATTTATAGGTTGCATTGATACCGTAGCTGATCATTGAATGGATGGCGCCAAAGAAAAAATTCTCGTGAGAAAGCATGGCACCTTTGGGACCACCGGTAGTTCCGGAAGTGTACATGATTAAAAGTGGATCTTTGAATGCAATTTCCTCTTTGAGAACCGGTTCCTCGGCTGGGCACGAAGAGGCGAACTCCACCACTGAAAGATCATCGGCCAGTTCGTCTCCTCTGTGTTTAAGATAGTGTTTAATCTTGTCCTGGTCGGCCTTAATTTCTTCTACTTTTGTTACGAAATCAGAAGAGTAGATGAGAACGCTGGGAGTACAGTCGCTAATAATATATTCAAGCTCCGGCACCACCAGCCTGAAGTTAAGGGGAAGTATAATCATTCCCGTTTTGGCACAGGCAAAGAAGATCTCTAAAAATTCGCTGGAATTACCCATCAAGGTTGCCACCCGGTCACCCTTTTTAACCCCCAGCTTGATAAGCGCGTGGGCCATCTGGTTTACCTTTTCATTGAACTGCCGGTTGTTGTACTCCAGATTGCCGCATTTTAAAAAGGGGCGGTCCGGATAAGTCAGGGCGCGTTTGTAAATCCATTCTCCTAAATTCATCGAGCTTTTACTCCTTTTGCTTTTTCAAGTTTAAAGTGCCTTTAATATAATAGAAACAAATGTTCCGCCAGATGAGAAACCGTTTACCATGCCGAAATCAACCCGGGTCTTCTTCTTTTTATTTACGACGAACCGAAGGGGCATTATCGGATTATTAAGTCCCAATGTGGGAGGAATGACTGTTTCTTTTATTGATAGCGCCATGGCGGCGGCCCTTATTCCTCCTGAAGAGAAGCTTTCGCCGACAGCCCCTTTGATGGAAGAGATATAGGGTCTTTTCCCTTTTGCGGCGAACACACTGGACAGAGCCTCGGCTTCGAGAACATCCAATTGTCTTCCACCGTTGGCAGAGGCACAAACATAATCGATTTCATCGGGTCCGATTCCTGCTGATTCAAGCGCCCTTGTCATTGCCAGAGCAGGTCCTTTAGGATCTGATGGCCAATCGGTGGGTGAGGACGGATAAGCACTCATGCCCCATCCTGCAATTTCACAATACGGAATGGCTCCCCTGGCTTCGGCCTGCGACAGGTCTTCCAGGCACAAAATTCCCGATCCCTCACCAACGACAAAGCCGTTTCTCAGCGTGTCAAAGGGACGGGCTTCCTCCGAGCCTTGGCTTGCACAAGAAAGCGCTCTGAACTTGTTTAAAATTTCAAAAAAGAATTCTGAAATAATTTCAGTGCCTCCGGCCAGCATGACATCGGCACTGCCCCGTTTTATCTCTGCGGCTGCATAGGCGATGGCGGTCTCCGCCGAAGCTTCGTGGTGGTTCACGGTAGAGTTTATGCCCCTGAATTTAAGCTCTATGGATGTGTGCCCTGCAGGGGCGTTCATTACCGAGTTGGGTACCAGGATGGGGCTGACCATCCTGGGGCCTTCATCAAAAAGTATTCCTGCGAATTGAACCGAAACATCGGTGCTTCCATAGGCCGTGCCTAAAATAATTCCCATCCGGTCCATGTTGATGCAATCTAAATTAACTCCGGAATCATCAATGGCCATCCGTGCTGAAGCTGCTGCCAGGCGGGAAAGACGATCCATCTTTCTTAAGTTTTTTTTAGAAATAAAATCTGCCGGGGTAAAGTCGGACACCTGCGCTCCCAGCCTGGAGGGAAACCGGGATGTATCAAAAGATGTAATTGGAGAGATGCCTGAATCTCCTTGGAAAAGGTTGTGTGAAAAGCGACTTTTTCCCGTCCCTAAAGGAGTGACCATCCCCACGCCTGTGACTACCACTCGTTTATTCATTAATAATGCCCTGTTCGGTAAATTTTCCAAAGGTGATGGAAGTGTTGTTGCCACCAAAGGCAAAGGAATTGGAAAGAACGATTGAGAGATCCGCTTTCCGCGAACCTTCTGTCACATAATCAAGATCACAGTCAGGATCGGGCTCAGTTCGGTGAATGGTGGGTGGAATAAATTGATGGACAATTCCTAAAACAGAGGCCACGCCTTCAATCGCTCCCGAAGCACCCAGGGTGTGGCCGGTCATCGATTTGGTAGAACTGACCGGGATTTCATACGCTCTTTGACCAAATACGTTTTTAATTCCGCGGGTTTCCATGACATCATTTGCCGGTGTAGCCGTACCGTGAGCATTGACATAGTTGACCAATGAATGGTGAACTCCGGCATCCTGCAGGGCAGCGTTCATACAGCGCACTGCACCGGAGGCCTGCGGGTCAGGTGCAGTCATGTGGTATGAATCGCAACTCACGCCATATCCCAGAACCTCCCCGCAAATTCGAGCATCCCTGCTTTGCGCATGACTCAATGATTCGAGGATCATGATTCCGGCGCCTTCTCCCAGGGAAAGACCCTGGCGGTTTTTATCAAAAGGCTTGCAGTATTCTTTATCCACTGCCTTCAACGAATTAAATGAAGCATAGGTAATTCTGGAAAGGGGTTCGGTACCGCCTGCGATGATGATTTTGGCCATTTTGCTACGGATCAGGTCCCTGGCGTACCCGATGGCTGTCGCTCCGGATGAGCAGGCGGTCATGAAGGTGGTTTTAGGACCCATAGTTAGAAGATTGGAGGCAATGTGATCCGCCGAAGAAGCGCAACACAACGAGGAAAAACGGGAAAATCGGACGCGCTTATTCATACCTTTGTGATAGAATCTGTAAGCCTCCTCACACTCCAGCATTCCTCCGGCCCCACCTCCGATCACCACACCGGTGTCCTCCAGCAGTTCCTCCGGTAGAGGAAAAAGCCCTGCATCTTCTAAAGCCTCCAGGGCTGCAGCCATGGCCATAATATCCGAGCGGGACATTCTTTTCACCGAATATTCGCGCGGTAATATATCTTGATGTCTTAACCCCTTTACTTCTCCTCCGGTCCGGGTTCTGGAGTCGGTAGTATCAAAAACAGTAATGGGGCCAATGCCACAGACACCTGCACGTAAGGCGTTATAAAAATCGGGCACGCTGTTGGCGATAGAGTTTATGGTTCCCAGGCCCGTTATGACGACTCTTTCTGGTTGCATGGCGTTTTATTTTTAATACATTCGTTGTTTAAGAGTTGCCCTTCTATTCGGCAAAATGAGAGTGCGAGAGCTTAGTCGGATCTCATAAGATGACCGGTTCCGATCAATTCGAATCAATCGGATTTTATAGTAAGTGCCATAAATATATTCCGTTTTAAACGATGAAAAACTCGTATATAAGAGATGGTAAAGAAAGAACAGACTGACTGTGTTATAACGATTTTACCATGAGAACTATTTTAATAAATGGACCATATTCCATCA comes from the Thermodesulfobacteriota bacterium genome and includes:
- a CDS encoding MBL fold metallo-hydrolase, with the protein product MDEIVNGLYRLGGVRQPAFLAMGKHRVVQIDAGPTFMGPAYLNDIVELLGKKRQPDYLFFSHWHFDHVGSAPYLLRHFSEMRLGGSKKFVKLLEQERVIETIARLNQGLVKKYDTAKEFVPQDFNYAALNVGRVLKDGDVVDLGGGESIEVISTPGHTWDSLSFFLPRSRTILTGEAVGIIPGDDFWVSPQFLSNYDDYILSIQRIRQKQPKVIVMGHHQVVKEVTEKFFAASLSDCRAFRTMIEQYLKEAQMDQQKVIQRIKDEEYLTLRKGKQPEEAFLLNTRAQVKLIAKNMTD
- a CDS encoding long-chain fatty acid--CoA ligase; the protein is MNLGEWIYKRALTYPDRPFLKCGNLEYNNRQFNEKVNQMAHALIKLGVKKGDRVATLMGNSSEFLEIFFACAKTGMIILPLNFRLVVPELEYIISDCTPSVLIYSSDFVTKVEEIKADQDKIKHYLKHRGDELADDLSVVEFASSCPAEEPVLKEEIAFKDPLLIMYTSGTTGGPKGAMLSHENFFFGAIHSMISYGINATYKSLVIAPLFHIGALAASATPIIYAGGSLVIESFDNPSEISDLIFKEKINYIFAVPVMYEMIAKTPRWEKVDFSHVHFFIAGGASMPVPLIRKYQKEKGIRFAQAYAMTETLRLTTLDLEDSARKAGSVGKEVFHILLRIVDNDGNDVLPGEPGEIIVKGPTIFLQYWNKPEETRKAFQNGWFHTGDMGKRDEEGFLYIVGRKIDLIISSGENIYSVEVERAIESIPQVEEAAAVAMPDPKRGEVVAGFVLLKKGAGINETGLIEALQGKIAHFKIPKKVFFIKDFPRNSAGKILKRELRARLNPSR
- a CDS encoding beta-ketoacyl-[acyl-carrier-protein] synthase family protein encodes the protein MNKRVVVTGVGMVTPLGTGKSRFSHNLFQGDSGISPITSFDTSRFPSRLGAQVSDFTPADFISKKNLRKMDRLSRLAAASARMAIDDSGVNLDCINMDRMGIILGTAYGSTDVSVQFAGILFDEGPRMVSPILVPNSVMNAPAGHTSIELKFRGINSTVNHHEASAETAIAYAAAEIKRGSADVMLAGGTEIISEFFFEILNKFRALSCASQGSEEARPFDTLRNGFVVGEGSGILCLEDLSQAEARGAIPYCEIAGWGMSAYPSSPTDWPSDPKGPALAMTRALESAGIGPDEIDYVCASANGGRQLDVLEAEALSSVFAAKGKRPYISSIKGAVGESFSSGGIRAAAMALSIKETVIPPTLGLNNPIMPLRFVVNKKKKTRVDFGMVNGFSSGGTFVSIILKAL
- a CDS encoding beta-ketoacyl-[acyl-carrier-protein] synthase family protein, whose protein sequence is MQPERVVITGLGTINSIANSVPDFYNALRAGVCGIGPITVFDTTDSRTRTGGEVKGLRHQDILPREYSVKRMSRSDIMAMAAALEALEDAGLFPLPEELLEDTGVVIGGGAGGMLECEEAYRFYHKGMNKRVRFSRFSSLCCASSADHIASNLLTMGPKTTFMTACSSGATAIGYARDLIRSKMAKIIIAGGTEPLSRITYASFNSLKAVDKEYCKPFDKNRQGLSLGEGAGIMILESLSHAQSRDARICGEVLGYGVSCDSYHMTAPDPQASGAVRCMNAALQDAGVHHSLVNYVNAHGTATPANDVMETRGIKNVFGQRAYEIPVSSTKSMTGHTLGASGAIEGVASVLGIVHQFIPPTIHRTEPDPDCDLDYVTEGSRKADLSIVLSNSFAFGGNNTSITFGKFTEQGIINE